The Magnolia sinica isolate HGM2019 chromosome 9, MsV1, whole genome shotgun sequence genome contains a region encoding:
- the LOC131255819 gene encoding cellulose synthase-like protein E6, which produces MGKEGYAPLFETNEAKGRIAFKIYAISVFVGVCMIWMYRATHVPKEGLRWAWFGMFGAEIWFGIYWIFTQSVRLRPIYRSTFKERLSNRYEDELPRVDIFVCTADPIIEPPNLVINTVLSVMAYDYAPEKLSVYLSDDGGSDLTFYALLEASHFSKHWIPFCRKFKVDSTSPAVYFGTTSEPHDPEHANEWLPTKKLYEEMANRIDAAAKLGCIPGEIRAEHKGFAEWQSVVNSRNHQAIVQILIDGRDPNAVDTEGSALPTLVYMAREKRPQHPHNFKAGALNALIRVSSVISNGPIILTVDCDMYSNEAETVRDALCFFMDEEKGHEIAYVQFPQSFDNLSTNDIYSNSFKVALGLELHGMDAYGGPLYCGTGCFFRRESLCGKKYGEDYKKEWKKGMEGRAKGSAVELEDRAKGLASCTCEENTQWGKEMGLKYGCPVEDVITGLAIQCRGWKSIYFNPTRKAFLGVAPTTLLQTLVQHKRWTEGHLQIFLTKHCPFIQGHGQIKIGLQMSYAICNAWTLNAFPTLCYVVVPSIALFNGISLFPRISSPWFVPFAYVTISKHAYSLGEGLCLGETVESWWNLQRIWLYKRTASYFFATIDAVLQLSGLAKSAFAITAKATDEEVAKRYDQEIMEFGSTSPMFTILATLAMLNLFCLIGAIKRVAMGDEMGDMEALVLQFVLCGVLVIINWPIYQGLFLRKDMGRLPISVAFTSIGLAVLACLMPMY; this is translated from the exons atggGAAAAGAAGGATATGCACCTCTCTTTGAAACTAATGAAGCAAAAGGTAGGATTGCGtttaagatttatgcaatttcggTATTTGTAGGCGTTTGTATGATTTGGATGTACAGAGCGACTCATGTTCCAAAAGAAGGGTTGAGGTGGGCTTGGTTTGGCATGTTTGGAGCTGAGATTTGGTTTGGAATTTATTGGATTTTCACTCAATCAGTACGTTTGAGGCCTATCTATCGTTCTACCTTCAAAGAAAGGCTCTCCAACCG ATATGAAGATGAATTGCCGAGGGTGGACATTTTCGTGTGCACCGCGGACCCTATAATAGAACCTCCCAACCTAGTGATCAACACCGTTCTTTCAGTCATGGCCTACGATTACGCGCCGGAGAAGCTGAGCGTCTACCTCTCCGATGATGGTGGGTCAGATCTGACATTCTATGCTCTATTAGAGGCGTCCCACTTCTCGAAGCATTGGATCCCATTTTGCAGGAAATTCAAGGTGGACTCAACATCACCGGCCGTCTATTTTGGCACAACATCTGAACCACATGATCCTGAGCACGCCAACGAATGGCTGCCAACCAAG AAATTGTACGAAGAAATGGCGAATCGGATCGACGCTGCAGCTAAGTTGGGCTGCATCCCAGGAGAAATCCGAGCCGAGCATAAAGGTTTTGCTGAGTGGCAATCGGTAGTAAATTCTCGCAACCATCAAGCCATTGTTCAG ATATTAATTGATGGGAGGGACCCGAATGCTGTGGATACAGAAGGATCGGCATTGCCAACACTCGTGTACATGGCACGTGAGAAGAGACCTCAACATCCCCACAACTTCAAAGCTGGTGCTTTGAATGCATTG ATACGGGTATCTTCGGTCATAAGCAATGGGCCAATCATCCTGACCGTAGACTGCGATATGTACTCAAACGAAGCGGAAACAGTTAGAGATGCATTGTGTTTTTTCATGGATGAAGAGAAGGGTCATGAAATTGCCTACGTACAATTCCCTCAGAGCTTCGATAATCTCTCTACGAATGATATTTATTCTAATTCCTTCAAGGTAGCTCTAGGG TTGGAATTACACGGTATGGACGCTTATGGAGGGCCACTGTACTGTGGGACCGGATGCTTTTTTAGGAGGGAGAGTCTATGTGGGAAGAAGTATGGCGAGGACTACAAGAAGGAATGGAAAAAAGGAATGGAAGGGCGAGCAAAGGGAAGTGCTGTGGAGTTGGAGGACAGAGCCAAAGGTCTTGCAAGTTGCACTTGTGAAGAGAATACTCAGTGGGGAaaagag ATGGGTTTGAAGTATGGGTGTCCAGTGGAGGATGTGATAACAGGCTTGGCAATTCAATGTAGGGggtggaaatctatatatttcaACCCAACTAGGAAAGCATTCTTGGGTGTTGCACCTACAACCTTGTTGCAAACATTGGTTCAACATAAGAGATGGACAGAAGGACACCTTCAAATATTCCTCACCAAGCATTGTCCATTCATACAAGGACATGGCCAGATAAAGATAGGACTTCAAATGAGCTATGCTATTTGCAATGCGTGGACTCTCAATGCCTTCCCAACACTATGTTATGTTGTGGTCCCATCCATTGCCCTTTTCAATGGCATTTCCTTGTTCCCAAGG ATCTCAAGCCCATGGTTCGTACCCTTTGCGTATGTGACCATCTCAAAGCACGCATACAGCCTAGGCGAGGGGCTATGTTTGGGAGAGACGGTTGAGTCATGGTGGAACCTACAGCGGATATGGCTCTACAAAAGGACTGCATCGTATTTCTTCGCCACCATCGATGCGGTGCTCCAGTTATCAGGGCTTGCCAAGTCAGCATTCGCGATCACGGCCAAGGCAACTGATGAGGAGGTGGCGAAGAGGTATGATCAGGAGATCATGGAGTTTGGGTCCACTTCTCCCATGTTCACCATCCTAGCAACGCTGGCGATGTTGAACCTCTTCTGTCTAATTGGTGCAATCAAGAGGGTAGCCATGGGCGATGAAATGGGAGATATGGAGGCATTGGTGTTGCAGTTTGTTCTATGTGGGGTGTTGGTCATCATCAACTGGCCTATCTATCAAGGGCTCTTCTTGCGCAAGGACATGGGCCGCCTTCCTATTTCAGTTGCATTTACATCTATTGGTTTAGCTGTGCTGGCTTGTCTAATGCCCATGTATTAG